The Amblyomma americanum isolate KBUSLIRL-KWMA chromosome 2, ASM5285725v1, whole genome shotgun sequence genome contains the following window.
AAGAGGGATCttgaaaaactggaagtgcaAAGAACTGCCAGTCTGCCTAAGTGGTGAAGCAAAGTGCAAATGTGAGATATTGCCGTCGAGCACTACGCAAAACTTGGCCATGCTGTATTTGACATCCACACTCCTATTCGGATTGCTACAACTGCCAGCGAAACTCAACGATCTCGCACATCCAGTTTCCATTTTATAGGTTACATGTTTGAAGTCTCACCATGATGCATTTTCAGTACAATCTTGACAGACCTGGGTATGCATACGTCAGGAGACTTGCTTTGCTTAATTTAGTGCCTTTAAATTTCTCTTCAAATCAACAGAACTCTGTGCCTAGTATTTTGTTCCTGTAAAGACCTACAATGGCAATACTTCCCTATCAAGTCGTTTTAGGCAGCATTATACGAAATACAGCAAGCAAAGAAGAGCCATTTCCCAAAACCTACTGGCTACATTGTCAAAGATTGCAGTGTTTGTTGCATCAGGTGAAGATGACAGCAGTGCACCCACCTGTTGCCCAGTCGATGACTTTGACATACGCGCTGTCCCGGCCCACAAAAATCTTGGAGCCATCTACTGCGACACAGTTCAGCTGACAGCCCTCTTGTGTGAGGGCGTCGTGCACTTGCACAGCACAGAGCTCGTTTGAGAGCCACTGCCACACCTTCAGGCTACCGTCTGAGGAGGCTGTGAATACTGTGCCCGCCCTGTCAACCTGGTAAACAAGGAAAGTGGTCAGAACTTTGCAACACCATCTGCCACAGCAAACGTCACTAACAATCAGTGGTGGCTTGCAAATGCAATAATAAGGAGCCTGCAGAGCCTGCATCAAGTACTCTTCCAATGGATTCTTATTAGGGTACATACAGCCCAAGGAGGCCACAGATCAGACATCTGCCAACAGATATATATTCAGTGCTGTACAGGAGTCATTCTGCAGTCTTCTGAAGCTGCTAGATAAAATAAGGCACAAGGAATAAAATGTTGTACTTTTCACATTAAACCAATATTTTACAAAGTTGAAGTTCAGTGTTGATAGGACTGGTTAACAAGCTATCTAAATTAAAGAGTACAAAGCAATCTGTAAGCACAATATGAAAAATCACCTTCAAACAGACACCCCTGAACCTTTTTTTGAGAttgtaagagggggggggggggtggcaggaCCTCAAATTtaatttcttgtttatttattgaATATTTTCATTAAAAATTCTTAAATTTTTCTTTTGTTAAATTTTTTATTGTGCACTGTATAAGgcatatttttttaatgcatatAAAACAGAGGCTATGCTACAGCACCATTCTCACCTCGAAATGCAGACAATGAGCCCTCTGCAGTGTGAATATCACGAGTCTGGATCAAGTTAtgggaaaattttaaaattcaatTTTTCACCCATAAATGAGCGTATTGCTGCCAGTCAAACATTAACACGCCTAGGAAGATCCAAAAAATCAgtttttactaagaacaataatTCAATGGACTTGTCCTCAGCGCTCCTTCAATGCCATATTTAATAACAGTATTTTCAATCATATCTAATCAGTTTTTCAATTCTAGTATAGCAGGACTTCATGCTTATGCAAAAGTGCAGGGTGCACTTGGTTCACAAGTAGACTGACCTTAGCGACTTTGCACTCTATTGGTAAACCTGCTTGTAAGTATTTTGTTCAAAGCAATGATAGCGTTTTTTTACCTGTAGTGAGTGTGTATAATGACTGTGACTGCAACGTTCTGGCTTAGCTCGGAGGCATGCAATCAGTATGTTGCAAATGCAAGACAAATAGCTAAAAAAGGCTGAGCAATTTTTACACAACAAAAATGCTTAAACTATTCACTTCATTGTTAAGGGCGGGTTACTATACATTTTAAATTTGCTTCTAATCAGACAAGACAAGGACTCTGGCATGAGCATGCTGGAAAAGAAACGGGCATGGGCAGCTGTCCCGCCCAGTCCATGCATCGTAACGTTTTCCACAATTGTAATCACTGGCTGGCCCAACACTATAAGATAGTGCACCTCAATTTTAGTTTCTATCAACTTTGCTGCAAACAGATTGGTCCATGCCTCTTGTTACCGACACGTCACATGGACGCGGTACGTACCCATATGGACACAATCGCACCATCGTGACCAATGACAGAGCTGAGTGGAGCCCCTTTTGCCAAGTCCCAAACTTCCAGTTTGCCTCCTTCTAGAAAACAAAAAGAGCTCATTCAATCCTCATAATTCGACTACAAAGATTAAAATCTCGAAACTGAGAGAAACACAAAAATAAGGTAAGAGGGAGATCTGTCACTAACCAGTGCCAACTATGATGTGGCAGTCTTCGGTAATTGCTCCGAGAGCTGTAATAGCATTGTAGGTGTACATAGACCTCAGTAGCCTCCCTGTAAAACCAATAAATAAATGTGCTGAAATCACTGAACAAACTTGGTGCAAAAATGTGCATGTGTATCAAATGTATACCGGCCATTGCCACAAATACGCACATAACCACACAGAAGTCTTGATCTGTGTCTGTTTAATATCTCTACAGAACTAGAAACTGCCATTATTTCATTACAGTTAATCAGGTACAGACCAAAGCAAGACAAAATGCAACAATTTATCAGAGTGCTTTCAATGATTACTCCCCATGCACAAGAACCAAGTCTTGCTTTCTCCAAGTAGCTTTCTTCCAAATGCATGATCCCCTTGCTGTTTGATGCAGAGGTAAAAATAAATTTGATTCTGGAGTACGAACTGTGCTTTTCACAGTGCCCTCACTTGTACCATCTTTGTCCAAATATTAAAACTGAAGTGTAAATTAAGTACTATCTTTTCAAAGGCTAAGGGCAAGAATCAATGTTATGCTATTTACCAGCCTATATACAACAATACCACATGACCATTTCTTCTACGTTGGTCTTAGTAGGCACGTCtggccagaaaaaaaatgtgcacgcAATGCATCACGCATACGTGTGTGACGTGCTGcacaacaaagaaaacaaaattagaCACCAGCTGCTGGATTCAAGATACAAAGCTTTTCACCTGTGCAGCTGCTAACTTCATACAGCTACACTCACAAACAGGCGACGTCCCTGAAACCCAGCAGCTAAAGTGAAATAACTTTCTATCTTCCACAGCATAACAGGTGCATTCCAAGACAAGCCTGGCACGCTCCACATAATGCTTTTGTTAACTGTGTGTTGCCAAGCTCAGGGCCAACATCAAAATTTGTAGTATAGTTCTAATATACTCCTATTAGTAAAGAAGGGTTTCACAATCAGCTGGATTTCTGTGGGAAATCCTCAAGCCGTGGGCACCTTGCGAAAACATACCTTCGAGGGCAAGCCAAACATTGAGGCAGGCATCAGAGGAACCGCTGACGGCAAGCCGGTACGTCGAGGTGCACCCCATGCGAAAGCACACCGCTTCTGTCTGTTCTGAAGACAGCAGCAGGACAGCGTTGACGGACGAGATGTGGCCACGTAGACTGCACAACTCTCTGCCAGCCTGCACGCTCCACACTCGCAGTGTGGTGTCGTCACTGAAAGGGATAGCTGCTGTAAGCTCTCTGCCTAACACACAAGAAAGCAAGGtttgaaagaagaggcgctctagTTTCCTAGGACAAAACGGTCCTGTCAGTTCAGAGCATCAATAAAAATGTGGAACAAGCACGTAGACAAGAATCGCTAAATATGATGATGTAGTTTTCATTAGCTACTCAGTCTGTTGgctctttgtgcactgcatgcactttttttttttttggtaagttTTATATGCTATTACGTAAGTTGACAGTGAAGTTGGAGACAACCTTTTTTACATAAGGTGATTGTTCAAATTGCAACACTAGTTGCATGCACATGTAATGCTGCCAAGATTCTgaaagggacattgaggacaaCTCTCCATCAAATCTTCGTACTAAGAAAAGATCGATCCCATGGCTCTTTTAGTTATGTTGGTGTTATGTTGTCTAGCAGCTAAATACGCATTTACTGCATAGAAAACTGCATTTACAATTTTTTCtgccacttgattcaaactcATGATGTCAAAACCCAAAAAGACTGCACGATCACGATTTCAATGTGAATGGCAATGTAAACTTGCCTCAGTAATCCATGCACAAAAAAAACTATCTTGATGCCCCACAGTTTGCTAGCAAGAACGGCTGATGGCGGCGACACCTGAATTTCATTTGAGGACCTTTTCTATCTTACAAAAGCTCAGTTTGCAGTGAAATTAGTATCTTTGTCGCTTAAATGTGGCAATCTATTGATACAGGCCAAATTCGatttgtcttcagtgtccctttaaatttgAAACTGGAGCACTCCATGAATACAGCCTTTCATCTTTATATTTTCCAATCGCAGAGCCTAAATCTACTATTCCCTCGGTGTCAAATGTTGAGTCACAGCTGTGAAAATTTTTTCTGAAGATAAGTCATGGGCAGAGTATGCAATACTGCAGTGATGCATGCTTTTTTAAACCAATTAGTATGTGTTGTGCCTTGCAATTTCTTGAACAAGCAAAGACAGGTTTTCCAGTAATAAATATATGAGGTACTGTTACTGCAATGTGGCATAAACGTGTACGACATTCAGGGTACAAGCAGGGTAAGAAAAACGAAAGTGCACTCAGACTTCACAGAAAAAAATGTGACCTAATCAGATAAGGACACTCAAGGGCTTCACCTTGCAGACACGACAAGGTTCTGGTCTACCGCCACAGAGCGCACAGTATCGTTGTGCCCTAGAAGCAAAGTACAAGTGAAGTTTGCTTTCTTGAGCCTCTTGTAGTGCAAAAGCCATTTTTCCGAAGGAGAGTCCATGGGTGCTGTAGGCATTGCTGCAGTGATGAGTGGCCGTACATAAGctacagaaagagagagagcgaatGCCACACCAATGAGTATGAAACTTACAGCTTCACAGTTTCTGCGCGTACATTTTTGCCCACCAAAATGAGACAAAGGCTCCATCACATAAGTACTAGAAGGAATGTGCTGTGACGATCATGGAAGACAAGTTCAACACAACTGTTTAACAAGCCAAGTGCAGCATTATATCATGCAACATTCAAATATTATTGTCAGactgcagccacacagtgctcaGCAAAATACTATTAGTATCAACAGGCAAACCCTTGTAGCTTGCAATGTATGAGCAAAACGGAAGGGGCAAGTCTTAGTGACAGATGACAGCTATTATAGAAAACACTGTAGGGGAAAGCCCCAGGGTGCTTGCCATTGTTGCAACAAGACTTCTCTTCGCcaggcgaagacaagtcctcttgtcgaaacgttggcaagcaccccgagACTTTCCCCTCCCGTGTTCTCTTTTTGAGCGTCAAGAAACCATCTGTGTACCCTCTCTCTACCAGCTATTATAGAAAGTTTTTCAGGGGTTCCTAAAAGCCTCCTGAAGGCGAACAAAATCATGCCTAGGCTTTCACATTTGCTTAGAAAAGGCTAGGCAAGAGTAAACCCCTCAGAGAATCATTTGCAGTCTGTAGAAACTTGATGCGTTAAGCACCACAGACTCAAATACATGTGGTTTTGAAGCCTGTGGCCTAATCAGCCAAGCTGGAGGCGTGGCTCGATCATAACTTGTACACTGCAGAGCTGCTCAAAAccgatgcaaaaccaactagcccaacagcttgCTCTGCCCAGGACTGATTCAAATGTGGAGGTAAGCCTCCACAATTCTGCAAGTTCTGCATTTTTCTATGCCATTTCCCAACCAGATTTTATTCCCTTTCTCACCATGATGCTCGACAGTTCAGGTTTCAGAAAATTTTGTTCAACATATACAGAGTGGACAGTGAATTTTCCTTCCATTACAGCCATGCAAATGCATGTTAGCTAGGCCTCAGCTGATTCAAGTAATAATATTTTCTACCTGTGCATTTACCTTCAGTTTGTGATTGCTTGCTGGTGCTGTTTTCCTGCTATTAACACGtttagtctgtttttttttttagcatgcatgtatttttttttttacaggcattTGGGTTAGGACCAATGCATGCAGTGTCTGTCTGCTGCATTGTTACTTTTTCCTGTGCTTCAAACTGCGTTTCAAACACTGGCCTCTTACCTGTTGGAGACCTTACGGCTACAGGTACTTCACATGGTTGCACTAttactcaaaaagaaaaaaagagaaagaaaagaatgttGATCGCCTTCTTATCACACAAGCTCAAACATAAACTTGTGCTTAATTAAGCACCCATTAGCATGTTGCAAAGTTACAAATTTAACCTACGTGGGGACGATGGCTCGTGACAGGGCTCCATCACTGACGGAGCAAAGCGTTTCTTGTGTCGACTCCGACTTTTCCTTTGCTTAGCTGGAAAGTACCAATGTCCCGTTAATTGCTGAAAGCTGCAACAACACAGCATATTGACCACAGCATATTGTCAAGCAAaaaagacacaaaacacatgcaaACAATACCAACCTGAGCACCGTTTCCTTCCCTGTGAGCAAGGGGAAGGGGACTCCCGTGTCATCGGGGCCTGAATGTCTTCGGGGTCAGATGACTCAAGGTCATTGTAAGGGTCAGACACGTCAGACCTTTGGACTTCGTTGTATTCATTCTGGCACTCTTCTTTAAATGCACTGCTCCTGCAAAGCCGGTTAAAAAAAGTTCAAATAACAGAACAGAGCACTGCGACTGGAATAAACATATTTTACAGGAGGAAAACAGTACACCAGCTACTACAGAAAAATATTTTACACACATGGACATGCCTGCATTGTTACCACAAGCTAGGTTTCAAAGTGGTCAGACATCACCACTAAAGGTGACTATCTAGGCGAAATCAAAGCCAGGTGGCCAGAGTCATGTTGCAGTCACTGATGTACGTGTAAGTTGATGCGTAGCTAGATATCTTTGTTTCCATGAAAGAAGTTGCAGGACGTGAAGAAATGACACAGCACAACAAGAGTAGCCACGTCCAATTTGTGACTGTTTATGCAGAATGTATGTTCATCTCATGCAATATACCACTGAGTGAAGTGATATACATGGACGCGCAGAACCTGACACCAGAGGTGAAGAACCATTGGCCCCAGGACCGATCAGTGACGCATAATCAAGGCAACATGAAAATAAGCGGAGGGAAATGTTGAATAAGTGGGTGCAAATCCATTATTCGCAGCTATACTCGTCTCGTTTTTTTCCTGTACTCCTCGCCTGCCTTCTAATATTAGTATAATCAGGACACTGCCACAAGCAAACACAGAgagattgatttttttttgctgcctgcCTCGGCAAAgttgcaagataaaaaaaaagaaaaccggcAAAACACCCCTAGTTTGCGGAATAAATATTAAAATGCATTGAATAGAACACATTACTGGTGTAAACCATAAGGCCATGAAATGATGGTTAGTGACTATTTAATGTCCCAAGGCAACtcaaactcaggctatgagggacggcgtagtgaagggctccggaaatttcgaccacctggggttgtttaaagagcactgacatcgcagagtacatgggcctctataatttcgcctccgtcgaaattcgaccaccgcggccgggatcgagcccatgtcttttgggtcagcagccgagtgccataaccactgagtcaccacagCGGCTgccatgaaatgaaaatgaagaaTCCACACATATACATCAAAATTATTCCATGTGCTAACTTCTTGCTCTCTAAAACAGCACCTGCGAGCAAAGGAAAACTGGCACCTAAATATGTGCAGACCTACCTAGACGAGCTGTGAGAGGTGCTTCTGCTTCCATCAGCCGCATTTGATGCCTCTGTTTGAGATGTCGGTGTATCCGCAACACCAGTCATGGTGGTATGTTAGATCTTGTCTTCATTATAGTCCAAACTCATTCTTCTTAATGTCTTGCATCTACCCTAAATGACACGTAATaatttgtgacaaaaaaaaactgcacattttCTGGTTCAGTGACAGCAGCAAAAGGGACAGAAACAAATCAAGGCAATAATTGATGTGATAACCCTCTACGAAATACACAATGGGACATCAACACATTAAACACAGCTCAAGTGCACAATGCCACAGAATAGAATAATTATTCACAATGTTGTTAGTACCCAGCTATTAGCAACTGAAAGCTACTGCCATGAGCAATCAGCTTTCGAAATTTCACACCAGACACTTACACAAGGCATACAATCTAACAGTAAGCAGTCTTGAGAATAGGCAGTCTATTTACACACACTGAGTTTGCTGCTGGTGCTCTGGAACGGCCAGCAACATTCTTAAGTACCACGATTCTAtcttgaagtgaaaaaaaaaaaagtttgaattcTTTGCATTGGTTCAAAATAATTTATTGGTTTcttcagtataaaaaaaaaaaagtgcttactGTGAATTGTTAAAGGGAAGCATTGTTACTGTGGCAGGTCATCTGAGTATGACGAAACCCAACAAATATCAGGAATGcctacaatattttttttacttgtataATAACAATCACATTTGCATATAAAGGGCCCCCCATGCAACCGTTAAAATTTCAGAAAATTCTGATTTCCCACAGTGTAAATTGCATCACGCGCAATAAATGAACCCCCCAAATCGGCACCAATTTTCTTGACAAATAAGTGCCTTCATTATGCACAAAAAAATTGTACTGCACATGGCGATGTGGTGCTTTGACGCGCGGTGCTCATATGAAGTTTGGCCCTGTTCGGCACGTGCTGGCAGGGACCTCTTAATTTTGCATATGATAATACAGATACTGCCGCTGCTACGAACCAGCTGACAGTATCCAATACAATATTTCCTTTTGTAACTCGGCAGTTACCTGTTTTAAATCAGTATTTGCATGGTGAGCTACTTCAATTTATCATGGTGATGTATGTTATTGTGCATTGTGGAAATATGACAGTAACATTGCAACTAACGCATGAAAGTTTGCAGTTAACTCTCCTAGCTTGTTCTCACATTAACCATTTTTTGGCTCTATGACATGACAGACAAAAGAAATGATGCCCAATGCTGCCAAATTTCTAGCAGCAAAGAACCTTATATTCTTTAAATAGAAAAGGCACGGTGAAAACCATCAGGTGCATAAGCATGATAAGGCCGTGAAGATAAGCTCAAAGCAGCTCGATCATTCCCTACAGAAACATGTAATTTAGTGGCTAGCTTTTTTTGCCTTTCTTGAATATATGAACCTGCTGCATTGAGACTCAACTTGCTAAAAGCATAAAGAAGTGATAATTATAATTAATCAATAATCCAAGTGATAATTAAAAATACAACAAAAGAGCTCATTACACAGTCTGTTCCGTTTTAGAACATGAAACAGAACAGCAATAATGATCAGCAATAAAGATCTGCAcagttctatatatatatatatatatatatatatatatatgtatatatatatatatatatatatatatatatatatatatatatatatatatatatatatatatatatatatatatatatatatatatatatatatatatatatatatatataatcttaaAGCTATGAACATAATTTTTCCTGGGCTTCTCGTGAATATTTCTTGTCTTGTTAATTCGAGCTCGTTTAATTCGAACCTCCGCTTTATCCGAACTGATACTTTTGTTCCCTTTATCCGAGCTCCGTATATAATTCGGAAAACTTTTCGATCTCTTTTGAGCTCACATACGTTCTGAATCCGTACAGTGACATTGGGTGTTCGCTTGCCTAATGCCAGCAGAGATATTCGGTGTTGACTAAACGAGAAAGCATTTAGAATGAGGAGAAACTTAAATACGGTTTAACTTTGCGTGAAAAGCAAAGCTGGCTGGTAAAAACGATTAATAGAAAATCGCCTACGTAGCAGACTGAAAATGTGAAAAATAATCGCgctgcattagaaaaaaaaaatgcgcaaacgAATGTCACTACCATTGAACACCTGCATCGCAACCCGGCGAGCTAAAATTGTCGACCGGCTCGAAACGATCAGCTGATTTTGATGTAGGTTACACTGAAAGAAGCGCAGACTTCATTGGTTCGCAGCATGCAAGAAGGGAAAGTGTACATAAGAACATACGAAAGATATTTACGACGCATGGGGCGGCCGTAAGGCGTAAGCAAGTCGGCGTTCATTGCTTCGATCGAACTCGCGTCAGTGGCATCAGCGCGTTCAGAACATGCTTTCTCGGCTCATTGGGTTACAGACATAAACAATGAGAGGAGAGAAACAAAAACCAAAATTGAAGGTTAATCAGTGTACCCGCTTTAATCTTTCTGCTCGCCGCTAAATTCAGCACAACTACTATTTTCTAGACCTTGCTGCAGATAGCAGATACCAAATTTAATTGCAGATACCAGAATTAAAACTGTGAAATATATATTAAAATTATATTTATATTTGTAAGAAAAAATTTTTGCCGTTACAAAATTGTAAGTGAGCTACGAATGTACGGCATGGCCAGTATACTCTTCCCGCTTGCATGCGCTGGTTTTTGTTTCACTGCCAGCGTTCATTCATACAAATTTGTTCTCAAGTAATGCGCTCATTTTGTATACGAACTGCCGGAACTATGGGAGCTTCGGAAAGAACGTTGCATTGAAAATTTACCTCAGCACGTCTCTGAGGTGAGCGAAATTCCACAGAACACGTACCAAAGCCAGAATTCTGTGCAGCCGCTGCTGATTGTTGCTCCTCGGGTTGTTCTCGTCGCGAACTTTTCTAAATACTACGTTTTTCGAAGTTGTGTTCGCGAGAAACTTATGCTGAACTGTCAGTCGCTTTTCTGAGAACAGGAAATGGTAATGCACACGCCGAGGGCTCTGGTCAGACTCTTGTACTTTGGGAACAAAAGCCCCTGGTAATTTTCTGGCTTTAAAAAGCTTGTCACAGCAGAACTTTCCTAATCACTGCGGGGTACCATCACTTCTCGTGTTGTCACTGCAGAA
Protein-coding sequences here:
- the LOC144120915 gene encoding kinesin-like protein KIF21A isoform X5, producing MEPCHEPSSPPYVRPLITAAMPTAPMDSPSEKWLLHYKRLKKANFTCTLLLGHNDTVRSVAVDQNLVVSASDDTTLRVWSVQAGRELCSLRGHISSVNAVLLLSSEQTEAVCFRMGCTSTYRLAVSGSSDACLNVWLALEGRLLRSMYTYNAITALGAITEDCHIIVGTEGGKLEVWDLAKGAPLSSVIGHDGAIVSIWVDRAGTVFTASSDGSLKVWQWLSNELCAVQVHDALTQEGCQLNCVAVDGSKIFVGRDSAYVKVIDWATGRIDYLKNHPHDLGSTKAVFVKDSLLLSSSFDKYTGNSMVNMRTLPGGAYVGTLKCSGQGRMNALASDIVEENVLRIVTGGAGLAVWDWAPQENYGENPVLFLETLAECTQGDVDEQNKGISHEKQLQLYQENNASAEEATSWCTLM
- the LOC144120915 gene encoding kinesin-like protein KIF21A isoform X4 → MEPCHEPSSPLIVQPCEVPVAVRSPTAYVRPLITAAMPTAPMDSPSEKWLLHYKRLKKANFTCTLLLGHNDTVRSVAVDQNLVVSASDDTTLRVWSVQAGRELCSLRGHISSVNAVLLLSSEQTEAVCFRMGCTSTYRLAVSGSSDACLNVWLALEGRLLRSMYTYNAITALGAITEDCHIIVGTEGGKLEVWDLAKGAPLSSVIGHDGAIVSIWVDRAGTVFTASSDGSLKVWQWLSNELCAVQVHDALTQEGCQLNCVAVDGSKIFVGRDSAYVKVIDWATGRIDYLKNHPHDLGSTKAVFVKDSLLLSSSFDKYTGNSMVNMRTLPGGAYVGTLKCSGQGRMNALASDIVEENVLRIVTGGAGLAVWDWAPQENYGENPVLFLETLAECTQGDVDEQNKGISHEKQLQLYQENNASAEEATSWCTLM
- the LOC144120915 gene encoding uncharacterized protein LOC144120915 isoform X3, whose product is MTGVADTPTSQTEASNAADGSRSTSHSSSRSSAFKEECQNEYNEVQRSDVSDPYNDLESSDPEDIQAPMTRESPSPCSQGRKRCSAKQRKSRSRHKKRFAPSVMEPCHEPSSPPYVRPLITAAMPTAPMDSPSEKWLLHYKRLKKANFTCTLLLGHNDTVRSVAVDQNLVVSASDDTTLRVWSVQAGRELCSLRGHISSVNAVLLLSSEQTEAVCFRMGCTSTYRLAVSGSSDACLNVWLALEGRLLRSMYTYNAITALGAITEDCHIIVGTEGGKLEVWDLAKGAPLSSVIGHDGAIVSIWVDRAGTVFTASSDGSLKVWQWLSNELCAVQVHDALTQEGCQLNCVAVDGSKIFVGRDSAYVKVIDWATGRIDYLKNHPHDLGSTKAVFVKDSLLLSSSFDKYTGNSMVNMRTLPGGAYVGTLKCSGQGRMNALASDIVEENVLRIVTGGAGLAVWDWAPQENYGENPVLFLETLAECTQGDVDEQNKGISHEKQLQLYQENNASAEEATSWCTLM
- the LOC144120915 gene encoding uncharacterized protein LOC144120915 isoform X2, producing MTGVADTPTSQTEASNAADGSRSTSHSSSRSSAFKEECQNEYNEVQRSDVSDPYNDLESSDPEDIQAPMTRESPSPCSQGRKRCSAKQRKSRSRHKKRFAPSVMEPCHEPSSPLQPCEVPVAVRSPTAYVRPLITAAMPTAPMDSPSEKWLLHYKRLKKANFTCTLLLGHNDTVRSVAVDQNLVVSASDDTTLRVWSVQAGRELCSLRGHISSVNAVLLLSSEQTEAVCFRMGCTSTYRLAVSGSSDACLNVWLALEGRLLRSMYTYNAITALGAITEDCHIIVGTEGGKLEVWDLAKGAPLSSVIGHDGAIVSIWVDRAGTVFTASSDGSLKVWQWLSNELCAVQVHDALTQEGCQLNCVAVDGSKIFVGRDSAYVKVIDWATGRIDYLKNHPHDLGSTKAVFVKDSLLLSSSFDKYTGNSMVNMRTLPGGAYVGTLKCSGQGRMNALASDIVEENVLRIVTGGAGLAVWDWAPQENYGENPVLFLETLAECTQGDVDEQNKGISHEKQLQLYQENNASAEEATSWCTLM
- the LOC144120915 gene encoding uncharacterized protein LOC144120915 isoform X1 gives rise to the protein MTGVADTPTSQTEASNAADGSRSTSHSSSRSSAFKEECQNEYNEVQRSDVSDPYNDLESSDPEDIQAPMTRESPSPCSQGRKRCSAKQRKSRSRHKKRFAPSVMEPCHEPSSPLIVQPCEVPVAVRSPTAYVRPLITAAMPTAPMDSPSEKWLLHYKRLKKANFTCTLLLGHNDTVRSVAVDQNLVVSASDDTTLRVWSVQAGRELCSLRGHISSVNAVLLLSSEQTEAVCFRMGCTSTYRLAVSGSSDACLNVWLALEGRLLRSMYTYNAITALGAITEDCHIIVGTEGGKLEVWDLAKGAPLSSVIGHDGAIVSIWVDRAGTVFTASSDGSLKVWQWLSNELCAVQVHDALTQEGCQLNCVAVDGSKIFVGRDSAYVKVIDWATGRIDYLKNHPHDLGSTKAVFVKDSLLLSSSFDKYTGNSMVNMRTLPGGAYVGTLKCSGQGRMNALASDIVEENVLRIVTGGAGLAVWDWAPQENYGENPVLFLETLAECTQGDVDEQNKGISHEKQLQLYQENNASAEEATSWCTLM